A genomic stretch from Candidatus Baltobacteraceae bacterium includes:
- a CDS encoding HD domain-containing protein: MKRIFDPVHHFIELEPGEARLLDLPPMQRLRRLRQLGLAYLAFPSAEHSRFTHALGALAMGARAYDTLARYAGGDHGAEHAYQRRLVRCALLLHDIGHGPFSHACEAVLGIAHEARTREILALEPMRRGIEALDVDPQDVLALIVGDPAAAFPALRELVSGPNLDADRMDYLLRDAYFTGVASGRYDADQLVASLRLFDHDGAAVVGIDSRGVVALESFVVARYMMFASVYFHHTTRLFERILQDALRDLWPDPRALDSIDEFLRWDDFRVLNELRDRRSESARALRERLRIYALAAEFNASADQAAFTASEAALRERFGDDAVWADEQSQVMHRLPLVAEGRHTVWVGTPAGLVDAREVSDLINKLSGTAYWRKLFVRRDRADVREARDICAKIIASLR; encoded by the coding sequence GTGAAGCGCATCTTCGATCCGGTCCATCACTTCATCGAACTCGAGCCCGGCGAAGCCCGGCTGCTCGACTTGCCGCCGATGCAGCGGCTGCGGCGCCTGCGCCAATTGGGACTCGCCTACCTCGCGTTCCCCTCGGCGGAGCACTCGCGCTTCACCCATGCGCTCGGAGCGCTCGCGATGGGCGCTCGCGCATACGATACCCTCGCCCGGTACGCCGGCGGCGACCACGGCGCCGAACATGCGTATCAGCGGCGTCTCGTGCGCTGCGCATTGCTGCTGCACGACATCGGTCATGGTCCGTTCAGTCACGCCTGCGAAGCGGTGCTCGGGATCGCGCACGAAGCGCGGACGCGCGAGATCCTCGCGCTGGAACCGATGCGGCGCGGAATCGAAGCGCTGGACGTCGATCCGCAAGACGTGCTCGCGCTCATCGTCGGCGATCCGGCGGCCGCCTTCCCGGCGCTGCGCGAGCTGGTCAGCGGTCCGAACCTCGACGCCGACCGGATGGATTATCTCTTGCGCGACGCGTATTTTACGGGCGTCGCGAGCGGCCGTTACGACGCCGATCAGCTGGTTGCGTCGCTGCGTCTGTTCGATCACGACGGCGCCGCCGTCGTCGGCATCGACTCACGCGGCGTCGTGGCGCTGGAATCGTTCGTCGTGGCGCGTTACATGATGTTCGCGTCGGTCTACTTTCATCACACCACGCGCCTTTTCGAGCGCATCTTGCAAGACGCGCTGCGTGACCTGTGGCCCGATCCGCGCGCGCTCGATTCGATCGACGAGTTTCTGCGGTGGGACGATTTTCGCGTACTCAACGAACTGCGCGATCGCAGGAGCGAATCAGCCCGTGCCCTGCGCGAGCGCCTGCGCATCTACGCCCTTGCGGCGGAGTTCAACGCGAGCGCGGATCAGGCGGCATTCACGGCCAGCGAAGCGGCGCTGCGCGAGCGCTTCGGCGACGACGCGGTGTGGGCGGACGAGCAATCGCAGGTGATGCATCGCCTGCCGCTGGTCGCGGAAGGACGCCATACCGTTTGGGTCGGTACGCCGGCCGGGCTGGTGGACGCGCGCGAGGTATCCGATCTCATCAACAAACTCAGCGGCACCGCCTATTGGCGCAAGCTCTTCGTTCGGCGCGACCGCGCCGACGTACGCGAAGCCCGCGACATCTGTGCCAAAATCATTGCGTCGCTACGTTAG